One region of Moraxella sp. ZY210820 genomic DNA includes:
- a CDS encoding SMI1/KNR4 family protein: MKNILGLVAREQIIKNPKPYFDFDEDYRYFVCHYQKAELNPDVVLLDYEQSILRNREMQNEYSEFAQQLWLFADSGCGDMWFLHKTSKQVLFYDHEQGELSSFDDFTIMSVEFKEFVNLILILEQFQQKLDNDLIDDSEQYFLDHVYHINPNFFAIYPYQIY; the protein is encoded by the coding sequence ATGAAAAATATATTAGGTTTAGTTGCAAGAGAGCAAATCATTAAAAATCCTAAACCATATTTTGATTTTGATGAAGATTATCGATATTTTGTGTGTCATTATCAAAAGGCAGAATTAAATCCAGATGTTGTGTTGCTGGATTATGAGCAGAGTATTCTCCGAAATCGTGAGATGCAAAATGAATACTCTGAATTTGCTCAACAACTTTGGTTATTTGCTGATAGTGGTTGCGGAGATATGTGGTTTTTGCATAAAACAAGCAAACAAGTTTTATTTTATGACCACGAACAAGGTGAACTTTCATCTTTTGATGATTTTACAATCATGTCAGTGGAATTTAAAGAATTTGTGAATTTAATTTTAATACTTGAACAATTTCAGCAAAAATTAGATAATGATTTAATTGATGATTCAGAACAGTATTTTTTGGATCATGTATATCATATCAATCCTAATTTTTTTGCTATTTATCCCTATCAAATTTATTGA
- a CDS encoding D-alanyl-D-alanine carboxypeptidase family protein has protein sequence MLNSKLVRCTLAAALLTASTGSFADIVIRSGQGAIWSADEADKFLNNNEVPQKARIVTSTTMTSTPVSYQQDTNTYSYNNNSYNNSYTNSNYTQYQDYSAYKPEVNARAALVMDATTGEVLYSKNTESVRSIASITKLMTAMVTLDANLNLYEQITLTSSDFAGAGGKNSSSTLRVGDTMTRSDALYLALMKSENPAAMALSRTYPGGRNAFIAAMNNKAASLGMYSSNFTDPSGLDPKNVSSARDLGILTSSAARYGTIRHFSTSASNSFNLGYRMLTSNNTNAIVRNGGWSLDVSKTGYIKEAGRCVVMQANINSRPVVVVLLGGSDSAARTQDATRLFNWVAQQPQRF, from the coding sequence ATGCTTAACTCAAAATTGGTACGCTGTACTTTAGCAGCGGCATTATTAACTGCAAGCACTGGTAGCTTTGCAGATATTGTTATTCGCTCAGGTCAAGGTGCGATTTGGTCAGCAGATGAAGCTGATAAATTTTTAAATAATAATGAAGTGCCACAAAAAGCTCGTATCGTAACGAGTACAACAATGACTAGCACACCAGTTTCATATCAACAAGATACAAATACTTATAGCTATAACAATAATAGTTATAATAATAGTTATACCAATAGTAATTATACTCAATATCAAGATTATAGTGCTTATAAACCCGAAGTCAATGCACGTGCAGCCTTAGTGATGGATGCAACTACAGGCGAAGTATTGTATAGTAAAAACACCGAAAGTGTACGTTCAATTGCTTCTATTACCAAATTAATGACCGCAATGGTTACTTTAGATGCCAATTTAAACTTATATGAACAAATTACTTTAACATCAAGTGATTTTGCAGGTGCTGGTGGTAAAAACTCAAGTTCAACCTTGCGTGTTGGTGATACGATGACTCGTTCTGATGCTTTATATTTAGCGTTGATGAAGTCTGAAAATCCAGCAGCAATGGCTTTAAGTCGCACTTATCCAGGTGGGCGTAATGCTTTTATTGCGGCTATGAATAATAAAGCTGCCAGTTTGGGTATGTATTCTTCAAATTTTACAGACCCATCAGGTTTAGACCCTAAGAATGTATCATCAGCTCGTGATTTAGGTATTTTAACCAGTTCAGCTGCTCGTTATGGTACGATTCGTCATTTTTCAACATCTGCAAGTAACAGTTTTAATTTAGGTTATCGTATGCTCACTTCAAACAATACCAATGCGATTGTACGTAATGGTGGTTGGAGTTTAGATGTATCAAAAACAGGTTATATTAAAGAAGCTGGACGTTGTGTTGTAATGCAAGCGAATATTAATTCTCGTCCTGTCGTGGTGGTATTATTGGGTGGTTCTGATAGTGCAGCACGCACACAAGATGCTACACGTTTATTTAACTGGGTGGCTCAACAACCACAACGTTTCTAA
- the coaBC gene encoding bifunctional phosphopantothenoylcysteine decarboxylase/phosphopantothenate--cysteine ligase CoaBC has protein sequence MSAQQCKNIIVGITGGIAAYKSAILVRRLKEYGYDVRVVMTQGALAFITPLTLQALSGNPVHTTLLDTEAEKGMGHIELAKWADLILIAPASCDTLAHLAHGFADDLLSTLCLATIAPIWLAPAMNQQMWQAKTTQRNLKLLADDGFYIVQPASGEQACGDVGVGRMPEPEQIALQVHQYFLQQNMPLILAGKKVTITAGPTREAIDPVRYISNHSTGKMGFTIAQVCEQAGAEVTLIAGPVYLDTPKNIQRINVQSAQQMLDASLQSVENGCDIFIATAAVADYRVAEVAEHKIKKTSDKQDMILELVKNPDIVATIAQLTNAPFMVGFAAETQNVEQYASKKLVDKKLDMIACNDVSRTDIGFGADDNAMVIFFAEQYQKTALKLEKASKHKIAQQLITAIAENIPK, from the coding sequence ATGTCAGCACAACAATGTAAAAATATTATTGTAGGTATTACAGGTGGAATTGCTGCTTATAAAAGTGCAATTTTGGTTCGCCGTCTAAAAGAATATGGTTATGATGTGCGTGTGGTGATGACGCAAGGTGCATTAGCATTTATTACACCACTGACTTTACAAGCATTGTCAGGCAATCCTGTGCATACAACGCTATTAGATACTGAAGCTGAAAAGGGTATGGGGCATATCGAGTTGGCAAAATGGGCTGATTTAATTTTGATTGCACCTGCGAGTTGTGATACTTTGGCACATTTGGCACATGGTTTTGCTGATGATTTATTAAGCACTTTATGTTTAGCAACGATTGCACCTATTTGGCTTGCTCCAGCGATGAATCAACAGATGTGGCAAGCAAAAACGACACAGCGTAATTTAAAATTATTGGCTGATGATGGTTTTTATATCGTTCAGCCTGCAAGTGGTGAACAAGCGTGTGGCGATGTTGGTGTTGGGCGTATGCCTGAGCCTGAACAGATTGCGTTACAAGTTCATCAATATTTTTTACAGCAAAATATGCCATTAATTTTGGCAGGTAAAAAAGTAACGATTACCGCAGGACCAACCCGTGAAGCAATTGACCCTGTACGTTATATTTCAAATCATAGTACAGGAAAAATGGGTTTTACCATAGCTCAAGTTTGTGAACAAGCTGGAGCGGAAGTTACTTTAATTGCAGGACCCGTGTATTTAGATACACCAAAAAATATTCAGCGTATTAACGTGCAATCAGCACAACAAATGCTTGATGCAAGTTTACAAAGTGTAGAAAATGGGTGCGATATTTTTATTGCTACGGCTGCGGTGGCAGATTATCGAGTAGCTGAAGTTGCGGAACATAAAATAAAAAAAACGTCTGATAAACAAGATATGATTTTAGAATTAGTCAAAAATCCAGATATTGTAGCAACTATTGCTCAATTGACTAATGCACCTTTTATGGTTGGTTTTGCAGCGGAAACACAAAATGTTGAACAATATGCGAGCAAAAAACTAGTTGATAAAAAATTAGATATGATTGCATGTAATGATGTTTCTCGTACAGATATTGGTTTTGGTGCTGATGATAATGCGATGGTAATTTTTTTCGCAGAGCAATATCAAAAAACGGCTTTGAAACTGGAAAAAGCCAGTAAACATAAAATTGCTCAACAGTTGATTACTGCTATTGCTGAAAATATTCCAAAATAA
- a CDS encoding response regulator — MIKVLVVDDHELVRMGICSILQSYPDIEVVGQAETGEMALVFLKQHDVDVVLLDVNMPGVGGVETTRRIVQYDAQCKVIAVSGMTEEPYPSMILKAGAKGYLTKGCEPNEMLKAIQKVMQGGKYLCSVVAEQLASSLLSEHQQSPFEQLSERELQVAMMVANGISAQEIADKLFVSVKTINTYRYRIFEKLDVDSDVKLTHLAIRHKLIQI; from the coding sequence ATGATTAAAGTTTTAGTAGTTGATGACCATGAATTAGTCCGTATGGGGATTTGTAGTATTTTACAAAGTTATCCTGATATTGAAGTGGTTGGACAGGCAGAAACTGGCGAAATGGCATTGGTATTTTTAAAACAACATGACGTTGATGTGGTATTACTCGATGTAAATATGCCGGGTGTGGGCGGTGTTGAAACGACTAGACGTATCGTACAATATGATGCACAATGTAAAGTCATTGCGGTGAGTGGTATGACTGAGGAGCCTTACCCTTCAATGATTTTAAAAGCAGGTGCAAAAGGATATTTGACTAAAGGTTGTGAACCGAATGAAATGCTTAAAGCGATACAAAAAGTCATGCAAGGCGGTAAATATTTGTGTAGTGTGGTGGCAGAACAATTAGCGAGTAGCTTGTTGTCAGAACATCAACAATCGCCTTTTGAACAATTATCAGAACGAGAATTACAAGTAGCAATGATGGTGGCAAATGGCATTTCTGCTCAAGAAATTGCTGATAAATTATTTGTCAGTGTAAAAACCATTAATACTTATCGTTATCGTATTTTTGAAAAATTAGATGTGGATAGTGATGTGAAATTAACACATTTAGCCATTCGCCATAAATTAATTCAGATTTAA
- the htpG gene encoding molecular chaperone HtpG, giving the protein MTEQAKQHSFQAEVAQLLHLVTHSLYSNPEIFLRELVSNASDACDKLRFEGINNPEFYENDSDLRVRISLDKDAKTITISDNGIGLSEQEAIDNLGTIAKSGTKDFMSKLTGDQKADAQLIGQFGVGFYSGFIVAEKITVESRRAGLDSKQGVRWVSGGTGEFTVENIDKVSRGTDIILHLRDDATEYLEAWKVRNIVNKYSDHISLPIQMQKEVWQEEEVAEGEEPKGGQMVKTDEWETINSASALWTRSKNDITEEQYIEFYKNLSHDYEAPITWSHNRVEGNTEYTQLLYIPSKAPHDIFTREAKAGIKLYVKRVFIMDDADNLIPNYLRFVQGVVDSADLPLNVSRELLQESRDVKTIREGNARRVLTMLDGLAKSEDEQDQEKFKQFYSEFGAVIKEGLGEDFGNRERILKLLRFATSTNDEISTSLADYKARMKEGQKAIYYVTAESLTAAKNSPQLELFKKKGIEVLLMADRVDEWAMNFVHDFDGTPMQSIAKGAVDLGDLQDEEEKKALETAQLEFKPIVDKLSDTLKDKTKEVRVTTRLVDSPACLVTADGELSPQLLRMLKQAGQAVPESKPILEINPQHPLVQKLQGSSQFDDLANVLFDQAVIAEGGLPDDPAEYVKRINSLLLK; this is encoded by the coding sequence ATGACAGAACAAGCGAAACAACATAGTTTCCAAGCCGAAGTGGCACAACTTTTGCATTTAGTAACGCATTCATTGTATTCAAACCCTGAAATTTTCTTGCGTGAGTTAGTGTCAAATGCGTCTGATGCGTGTGATAAATTGCGTTTTGAAGGTATCAACAATCCTGAATTTTATGAAAATGACAGCGATTTGCGTGTGCGTATCAGCCTGGATAAAGATGCAAAAACCATCACCATTTCTGATAATGGTATCGGTTTAAGCGAGCAAGAAGCGATTGATAATTTAGGCACGATTGCAAAATCTGGTACCAAAGATTTTATGTCAAAACTCACAGGCGACCAAAAAGCAGATGCTCAATTGATTGGTCAATTTGGTGTGGGTTTTTATTCTGGCTTTATCGTAGCAGAAAAAATTACCGTTGAAAGTCGCCGTGCAGGGCTAGACAGCAAGCAAGGCGTGCGTTGGGTAAGTGGCGGTACAGGTGAGTTTACGGTTGAAAATATTGATAAGGTTTCACGTGGAACAGATATTATTTTACATTTGCGTGATGATGCCACAGAATATTTAGAAGCATGGAAAGTGCGTAATATTGTCAATAAATATTCTGACCATATCAGCTTACCAATTCAAATGCAAAAAGAAGTGTGGCAGGAAGAAGAAGTTGCCGAAGGCGAAGAGCCAAAAGGCGGACAAATGGTGAAAACCGATGAGTGGGAAACCATTAACTCGGCAAGTGCCTTATGGACACGCAGTAAAAATGACATTACTGAAGAGCAATATATTGAATTTTATAAAAATTTAAGCCACGATTATGAAGCACCAATCACTTGGTCGCATAACCGTGTAGAAGGTAATACTGAATATACACAATTATTGTATATCCCAAGCAAAGCACCACATGATATTTTTACGCGTGAAGCGAAAGCAGGCATTAAACTGTATGTGAAACGTGTGTTTATCATGGACGATGCGGATAATTTAATTCCAAATTATTTGCGTTTTGTGCAAGGTGTGGTTGATAGTGCTGATTTACCATTGAATGTCAGCCGTGAATTATTGCAAGAAAGCCGTGATGTCAAAACCATTCGTGAAGGCAATGCTCGCCGTGTTTTAACCATGCTTGATGGCTTGGCAAAATCAGAAGATGAACAAGACCAAGAGAAGTTCAAGCAATTCTATAGCGAATTTGGTGCGGTGATTAAAGAAGGTTTAGGCGAAGATTTTGGTAATCGTGAACGTATTTTAAAATTATTGCGTTTTGCGACATCAACCAATGATGAGATTTCAACATCATTAGCCGACTATAAAGCACGCATGAAAGAAGGTCAAAAGGCGATTTATTATGTGACGGCTGAAAGTTTGACTGCTGCTAAAAATTCACCACAGCTTGAATTATTTAAGAAAAAAGGCATTGAAGTGTTGTTGATGGCTGACCGTGTTGATGAATGGGCGATGAATTTTGTGCATGATTTTGACGGTACGCCAATGCAAAGTATCGCCAAAGGTGCGGTCGATTTAGGCGATTTGCAAGATGAAGAAGAGAAAAAAGCCTTAGAAACTGCACAGTTAGAGTTTAAGCCGATTGTTGATAAACTCAGCGATACACTTAAAGACAAAACCAAAGAAGTACGTGTAACCACACGTTTGGTGGATAGTCCAGCGTGTTTAGTAACAGCTGATGGTGAATTATCGCCACAATTATTGCGTATGCTGAAACAAGCGGGGCAAGCCGTGCCAGAAAGTAAGCCGATTTTGGAAATCAATCCACAACATCCATTGGTACAAAAATTGCAAGGTTCAAGCCAATTTGATGATTTAGCCAATGTGTTATTTGACCAAGCGGTGATTGCTGAGGGTGGATTACCTGATGACCCAGCAGAATATGTGAAACGTATCAATAGTTTATTGTTAAAATAA
- a CDS encoding PAS domain-containing sensor histidine kinase, with translation MSIETTYIIHRLGLLYSLYRLVLACSLMLTFVMTFNNLKAYYGYPDLYLYTSIIYIIFALVQMTLMRFVKIGSPVHLIAMFVVDVVLLGLLTFALVHGVNLQIGLIYMIAVFLSSILLDKKFSLIIMLSAIISVTYQNFIGGIFSLSLLRDFTNNILLAFLFIVMHQVGRIALERFKILENMTIHQSEELSQLQGINQSIMQQIDVGYLLINKQAQIVLSNPRACQLLGLPQLVSYEKYPLEVWQDEFYQYIQEHSLICPDEQLHHHAFHFHSHQSGYKMSVKWHILHTANEPMTLFILKDTQEINQQVQQLKLAALGQLSASIAHEIRNPLAAIVQANELLKDELSEDAKMLSNMISKQTERINKIIQSTLSMAKNDGVRTVMIYLQDFVQGMLDEDLNDVKEQIQVEIEPDSCIYFDQNQLRQVMINLIRNALRHNQSEQAIIIRTQMFEHLIWIDVIDFGQGVEKSQQANLFKPFFSTEINGTGLGLYLSSSFCEANHATLRYIDEYQGACFRIEGLACKMSN, from the coding sequence ATGTCTATTGAAACTACATATATTATTCATCGCTTAGGATTATTATATTCTCTGTATCGTTTGGTGTTGGCATGCTCGTTAATGCTCACCTTTGTGATGACGTTTAATAATTTAAAAGCCTATTATGGCTATCCTGATTTATATCTTTATACATCAATAATATATATTATATTTGCTTTAGTGCAAATGACACTAATGCGTTTTGTTAAAATTGGTTCACCTGTACATTTAATTGCCATGTTTGTAGTTGATGTGGTGCTTTTAGGTCTTTTAACTTTTGCGTTGGTGCATGGTGTTAATTTACAAATTGGCTTGATTTATATGATTGCAGTGTTTTTGTCGAGTATTTTGCTCGATAAAAAATTCTCATTAATCATTATGTTATCAGCCATTATTAGTGTAACTTATCAAAATTTTATTGGTGGGATTTTTAGTTTAAGTTTATTGCGAGATTTTACCAATAATATTTTATTGGCATTTTTATTTATTGTTATGCATCAGGTGGGGCGTATTGCTTTAGAACGCTTTAAAATTTTAGAAAATATGACCATTCATCAATCGGAAGAGTTAAGCCAATTACAAGGTATTAACCAGTCGATTATGCAACAGATTGATGTAGGATATTTGCTGATAAATAAGCAAGCACAGATAGTATTATCTAATCCACGAGCGTGTCAGTTATTAGGATTACCACAATTAGTATCATATGAAAAATATCCGTTAGAAGTTTGGCAAGATGAGTTTTATCAATATATTCAAGAGCATAGTTTAATTTGTCCAGATGAGCAATTACATCATCATGCGTTTCATTTTCATAGTCATCAATCAGGGTATAAAATGAGCGTTAAATGGCATATTTTACATACTGCTAATGAGCCGATGACGTTATTTATTCTAAAAGATACGCAAGAAATTAATCAGCAAGTTCAACAGTTAAAATTAGCAGCTTTGGGACAACTCTCTGCCAGTATTGCCCATGAAATTCGTAATCCACTTGCGGCAATTGTGCAAGCGAATGAATTGTTAAAAGATGAATTATCAGAAGATGCCAAAATGCTATCAAATATGATTAGTAAACAAACCGAGCGTATTAATAAAATTATTCAAAGTACGCTAAGCATGGCAAAAAATGATGGTGTACGTACGGTGATGATTTATTTACAAGATTTTGTACAAGGAATGCTTGATGAAGATTTAAATGATGTTAAAGAACAAATTCAAGTAGAAATTGAGCCTGATTCTTGTATTTATTTTGACCAAAATCAATTGCGTCAAGTGATGATTAATTTGATACGTAATGCTTTACGCCATAATCAAAGTGAGCAAGCAATTATTATTCGTACGCAAATGTTTGAACACCTGATTTGGATTGATGTGATCGATTTTGGGCAAGGTGTGGAAAAATCACAACAAGCTAATTTATTTAAACCTTTTTTTAGTACCGAAATTAATGGTACAGGCTTGGGTTTATATTTATCGAGCAGTTTTTGTGAAGCTAATCATGCAACTTTACGTTATATTGATGAATATCAAGGGGCGTGTTTTAGAATCGAAGGTTTAGCTTGTAAGATGAGTAATTGA
- a CDS encoding bestrophin family protein: MVNRETPSVFKLLFSWQGTILPKILPPLGVVMLISGIVGGIEYVQWYHFPKFPLIGFTLIGVVLSLFLSFKNNTCYDRWWEARKLWGNLIATSRNIDRESRILTQARRERVIQHTLVFANVLRDRLRRQTVHPNELAQISGVSEQTLYQLYQQHNAPQYTINLIHWEIMQAYKEGEISDIIYHRFIEHLANFGSVQAGCDRIANTPIPFAYSVLLNRTVYCFCFMLPFSLGSTLGLVTPLLVGLLTYTFLGLDALSSELEEPFGTQSNDLPLDAMVRSIEIDLLSTLGRPTPPPIQAHGNNLL; the protein is encoded by the coding sequence ATTGTCAATCGTGAAACGCCATCAGTTTTTAAATTACTGTTTTCTTGGCAAGGGACTATATTGCCTAAAATTTTACCGCCTTTGGGTGTGGTGATGTTGATTTCAGGCATTGTGGGGGGGATTGAATATGTACAATGGTATCATTTTCCTAAATTCCCGTTGATTGGCTTTACTTTAATTGGTGTAGTGCTATCTCTATTTTTAAGTTTTAAAAATAATACTTGTTATGACCGTTGGTGGGAAGCACGAAAATTATGGGGGAATTTAATTGCGACTTCACGTAACATTGACCGTGAAAGCCGTATTTTAACGCAAGCACGCCGTGAGCGAGTGATTCAACATACATTGGTATTTGCTAATGTTTTAAGGGATCGTTTACGCCGTCAAACTGTTCATCCAAATGAATTGGCTCAAATTAGTGGTGTGTCAGAACAAACATTATATCAATTATATCAACAACATAATGCACCACAATATACAATTAATCTTATTCATTGGGAAATTATGCAAGCGTATAAAGAGGGTGAAATTAGCGATATTATTTATCATCGTTTTATTGAACATTTGGCAAATTTTGGCAGTGTACAAGCGGGTTGCGACCGTATTGCCAATACACCGATTCCTTTTGCGTATTCGGTACTGTTAAATCGTACGGTTTATTGTTTTTGTTTTATGTTACCGTTTAGTTTAGGTTCAACATTGGGTCTGGTAACGCCTTTATTAGTTGGATTATTAACTTATACTTTTTTGGGTTTAGATGCGTTAAGTAGCGAATTAGAAGAACCTTTTGGTACGCAAAGCAATGATTTACCATTAGATGCAATGGTACGTAGCATTGAAATTGATTTATTATCAACCTTAGGAAGACCAACGCCACCACCTATTCAAGCACATGGCAATAATTTATTATAA
- a CDS encoding DUF333 domain-containing protein yields the protein MKFIFSLSLLLSLTGCISVNMELESAKIGKSNPASEFCLQQKGFLDYQKDANGNTVGMCHLKNGQVIEEWQYYRQYH from the coding sequence ATGAAATTTATCTTCTCTCTAAGTTTATTACTCAGTTTAACAGGCTGTATTTCTGTTAATATGGAATTAGAAAGTGCCAAAATTGGTAAATCTAATCCTGCTTCAGAATTTTGTTTGCAACAAAAAGGCTTTTTAGATTATCAAAAAGATGCCAATGGGAATACAGTTGGTATGTGCCATCTTAAAAATGGACAAGTGATTGAAGAGTGGCAATATTATCGCCAGTATCATTAA
- a CDS encoding sigma-54 dependent transcriptional regulator: protein MMSQQPLVLIVDDEEDICLLMQMTLKKLGIDSHVAYTIRQAKDALKKHHYDVCLTDFNLPDGTGLNLIEFAVEKYPNMPIAVLTAYGNMEIAISALKAGAFDFVNKPVNQMHLEQLLQKALSHSQHLLFSQENSLENKMLVGDSEPIRQLKNSLKKIARSQAPVFITGESGTGKEVVANLVHRLSHRSEGSFISVNCSAIPHELIESELFGHKKGSFAGATQDKQGLITSAHGGSLFLDEVANLPLTIQIKLLHAIQDKKVRPIGSEQDIHVDFRLISASQQDLEAMVQQGKFRQDLYFRLVVMDLHLPPLRERGQDVILLAEYFIQRICQEWNIGVKQLSADVKHFLLQQYFAGNVRELRNLMERAITLCDGLHIQLEHVQAHHSRVLAPVVETSTNKEENGTSIIIEDPMPEFKRGSKLPMEGLERYLENIEKEIILTALDLTHWNRTLAAKKLGMSFRSLRYRLKKFGLDDIDEVGDE from the coding sequence ATTATGTCGCAACAACCTTTAGTTCTGATTGTCGATGATGAAGAAGATATTTGCTTACTCATGCAAATGACTTTAAAAAAACTAGGTATTGATTCACATGTTGCCTATACTATTCGCCAAGCCAAAGATGCGTTAAAAAAACATCATTATGATGTATGTTTAACCGATTTTAATTTACCAGATGGTACAGGTTTAAATTTAATAGAATTTGCGGTTGAAAAATACCCTAATATGCCTATCGCCGTGCTGACCGCTTATGGTAATATGGAAATTGCAATTTCAGCATTAAAAGCGGGTGCATTTGATTTTGTCAATAAACCTGTTAATCAAATGCACTTAGAACAATTATTACAAAAAGCATTGAGTCATTCGCAACATTTATTATTTTCACAAGAAAACTCTTTAGAAAATAAAATGTTAGTTGGCGATTCAGAACCAATTCGTCAGCTTAAAAATAGTCTTAAGAAAATTGCACGTTCGCAAGCCCCTGTGTTTATTACGGGAGAATCAGGTACAGGGAAAGAAGTGGTGGCGAATTTAGTCCATCGTTTAAGTCATCGTAGTGAAGGGTCTTTTATTAGCGTGAATTGTAGTGCGATTCCGCATGAATTGATTGAAAGTGAATTATTTGGACATAAAAAAGGTAGTTTTGCAGGTGCAACACAAGATAAACAAGGTTTAATTACATCGGCACATGGCGGTAGTTTATTTTTAGATGAAGTAGCGAATTTACCATTAACGATTCAAATTAAATTATTACATGCTATTCAGGATAAAAAAGTCCGACCTATTGGTAGTGAGCAAGATATTCACGTTGATTTTCGTTTAATCAGTGCCAGCCAACAAGATTTGGAAGCTATGGTACAACAAGGTAAATTCCGTCAAGATTTATATTTCCGCTTAGTGGTAATGGATTTACATTTACCACCATTGCGTGAGCGTGGTCAAGATGTAATTTTATTAGCAGAATATTTTATTCAGCGTATTTGCCAAGAATGGAATATTGGTGTGAAACAGCTATCTGCCGATGTGAAACACTTTTTATTGCAACAATATTTTGCAGGTAATGTGCGTGAATTACGTAATTTAATGGAACGTGCGATTACCTTATGTGATGGTTTACATATTCAGTTAGAGCATGTACAAGCTCATCATTCTCGTGTGCTGGCACCTGTAGTAGAAACATCAACGAACAAAGAAGAAAATGGAACATCAATCATCATAGAAGATCCTATGCCAGAGTTTAAACGTGGGTCAAAATTACCGATGGAAGGTTTGGAGCGTTATTTAGAAAATATTGAGAAAGAAATTATTTTGACTGCTTTAGATTTAACGCACTGGAATAGAACATTAGCTGCAAAAAAATTAGGCATGTCATTCCGTTCATTACGCTATCGTCTGAAGAAATTTGGTTTAGATGATATTGATGAAGTAGGAGATGAATAA